aaaaaaaacaaaaaacaaaaaactgaaccaGTGATCAGCAAGCCTATATCCTAGTCCTGGCTCCTCTGCTCTGTGAAATGAAGAAACCACAGCTTCCACAGTCAGTCATTGTCCTTGGCACTATAATGGGATGAGATCCTAAAACCTTAGGGTTCCTGTCTAATTATAACATTAGGGAGCCAAGGGGAAAATGTGATTTTCCTTATATTGAttgtattcctttttcttctccagccAATGCCACAGTCTGTCCAGACTTTGTAAATATTTCGAAGGGCTTCCTCTTTCAAGATGCAGCTAGCTTCAAGACTACCATTCAGGGAAAATTTAACCCACCTCAAGGAGTCATTGAGGACTATCTGGAAGTGAAGAAATGCACGGATCGGATCTCAGCAGGGAACAGAAAAAGATTGGGAGAGGCATTGGTAATTCATTCCTTCTTTGTGCATCAAAGCTTCTGCTTGTAGAGAAGCCAGTAAGGGAGTCAGGATGCGGTTCTGTCAAGGGCATAAGGGGTATAGGTCCCAGCTTCCTTGCTCACCCCTGATAGGGTGAAAGGTGGCCATAGGTGGATGACACTATACCTGGGGAGCTACATTAAGCATGCACAGAGAATCATGATATGTTCCTCCTTCACAGGCATCAAGTTACCCATAGTGTCCTGAGGAAGGGAAAAACTGGGGCCCC
The genomic region above belongs to Neovison vison isolate M4711 chromosome 7, ASM_NN_V1, whole genome shotgun sequence and contains:
- the LOC122914547 gene encoding secretoglobin family 1D member-like, with translation MRLSLSVLLVTLALDSYEANATVCPDFVNISKGFLFQDAASFKTTIQGKFNPPQGVIEDYLEVKKCTDRISAGNRKRLGEALGEIVLSCT